CTGTAGGTAACTCTATTAGCGCAATTGAGGCAGGTGCAAGGCAAATTGAAGGGACTATGAATGGTTTAGGTGAAAGAGCCGGAAATACAGCTTTAGAAGAAGTAATAATGGCCTTATATGTACATCACGATGTACTAAACAAATATACTAATATAAATTATAAAGAAATCTATAAAACTAGTAAAATAGTTAGTCAATTTTGTAATATGCCAATTTCAATAAACAAAGCTATTGTAGGAAAAAACGCATTTTCACATTCCTCTGGAATTCATCAAGATGGTGTCTTAAAAAATAGAGAAAACTATGAAATAATTGATCCTATTTCCATTGGGTTAAATAATTGTAAATTAAATTTAACTTCTCGATCTGGTAGAGCAGCTGTGGAACATCGCATGAAAGAAATGGGTTATCATAAAAGTGATTATAATTTAAATGAATTATATGTTGATTTTTTAAAACTAGCAGATAAAAAGGGACAAATTTTTGATTATGATTTAGAAGCTTTAGCTTTTTTTAAAAAACAACGAAATATCGAAGAATATTTTAAATTAGAATATTTTGATGTGCATACTAAATTATCGGGATTATCAGTAGCATCTATTATTTTAATGTGTGGTTCTCAAACAAATATTCAAAAAGCATCAACAAGCAATGGTCCTGTAGATGCTATTTATCAAGCTTTAAATAAAGCAACTTTATATCCTATTATTTTAAAAAAATTTAATTTAGTAGCTAATGGAGAAGGTAAAGATGCTTTAGGAAAAGTAGACATTGTTGTACAGTATAAACTACGAAATTTTCATGGTGTAGGTTTAGCTACTGATATTATTGAGGCATCAGCGCAAGCAATGGTAAACGTATTGAATT
The window above is part of the Buchnera aphidicola (Cinara kochiana kochiana) genome. Proteins encoded here:
- the leuA gene encoding 2-isopropylmalate synthase — protein: MKEKIIIFDTTLRDGEQALPASLNSNEKIQIALALERMGVDIIEAGFPISSPGEFKSIKSISKIIKTSKICSLARCLPKDIDVAAQAMEHAQENRIHLFLGTSNLHVASKLKKSFNEIINMAVSSVTRARNYTNDIEFSCEDAGRTSLKNLYTIIEAVIDAGATTINIPDTVGYTTPTQFKKIIQSIFRYVKNIDKAIVSVHCHNDLGMAVGNSISAIEAGARQIEGTMNGLGERAGNTALEEVIMALYVHHDVLNKYTNINYKEIYKTSKIVSQFCNMPISINKAIVGKNAFSHSSGIHQDGVLKNRENYEIIDPISIGLNNCKLNLTSRSGRAAVEHRMKEMGYHKSDYNLNELYVDFLKLADKKGQIFDYDLEALAFFKKQRNIEEYFKLEYFDVHTKLSGLSVASIILMCGSQTNIQKASTSNGPVDAIYQALNKATLYPIILKKFNLVANGEGKDALGKVDIVVQYKLRNFHGVGLATDIIEASAQAMVNVLNYIWKSTEVNKRIRKIK